The segment TGATAGTGAAtggttttcacaagatctgatggtctAAAAAGTAGAGTTTCCCGACACAAGCTCTccctttgcctgccaccatccatgcaAGACGTGACTCGCTCCTTGTTTTccgccacgattgtgaggccttcccaccTACATGAACTATAactccactaaacctctttcttttgtaaattgcccagcctcaggtatttctctctttttgagaccagagtctcgctctgttgcccaggctggagcgcagtggcacgatctcggctcactgcaacctccgcctcccgggttcaagcaattctcctgcctcagcctcctgagtagctgggattacaggcatctgtcaccacacccggctaatttttgtatttttagtagagaccgggtttcaccatgttggtcaggctggtctcaaactcctgacctcaagtgatccaccttggcctcccaaagtgctgggattacaggcgtgaggcaccgcgcctggcctcaggtgtttatcagcagtgtgaaaacagactaatacagaggtaCCGTAACTAGATGCAGCACTCAGGGCTGGCTGCCTCTGACAGGTGGCGCCAGCCCCACCTGAGTCAAACCCCCAGCCCCGTGCCCTTCTCTAGAAAATGAGGCTGCTGCAGGAAAGGCACTTAGCCTGGCCAGGTGCCTGGTGCACCTGGAGCCTTACACAGCGTCAGCCGCACGTTCACATTACCGGTTTCTGAGTGCGGGGTAGGCGCCTCAAAAGGCACTGCCTTGCCTCTGTTTGCAGCtggttaaaagaaaatgaacGAGTAGCTCACAGGTGTGGTCTCCGTGGCAGACAAAATCCACAGAACGTGCTGCGCCGTGGACCTTGCCACTGCCACGTGTGCACAACTAGGTCATGGCACCTGCGCCCACGGGTGGCACACGCCGGCCTCCCTTGGGGCTGTTCGGGCAGCCACACACTCACCTCTGCACCCGTCCTCCGCAGCCTCCTGCAGGGGGTACACCACCCCCTCGCCCGCCTCCAGGTACGGCACCTGGATGACCACCTCAGCTCGCTGGCTGGATGACTCGTCCTGCAAGGGCAGAAAGGAAGTCAGGGAGGGGCCAGGGCTCCATTTTCCATGTTACAAATTAACAAACACACCACACAGCCCCTAACAGCTACCGACACCcgctgctgcccaggctgtgaCCACACTGGCCGTTCCCACAAGGAACATGGGACGGGAATTTCTGAAATTCCGCTCCTCTCGCCACCCACGGCTGCTCCTGTCCCCATCTGTGGTTTCTCCCGAGAGCTTCAAGAGCACAGGACGGAAAGGCCATACCCAGCACAGACACCGTCAGAGCTGTGGGCCCACTGTCCTGAGACCGCACCCCAGGCGGTCTGTCCTCAGCCAAGAGCAAACCCGGGAAACTACACCCACTAAACGCCCAGGGAAGATGGATTGAAAAAATAcgagaggccgggcgcagtggctcacacctgtaatcccagcacttcaagaggccaaggcggggtatggatcacttgaggtcaggaattcgagaccagcctggccaacaaagtgaaactccatctctgttaaaaatacaaaaattagccgggcatggtggcgggtgcctatagccccagctactcgggagactgaggcaggagaatcgcttgaacctcggcaGCGGAGATTGTGGTGggctgagatcgccccattgcactccagcctgggcaacagaagtgaAACCACAGCTCCTAGACAGGAAACTCTGAAGCAGGGAATTGACCTCGcagcggagtgcagtggcagctcGGCTGGGCTGTGGACACCTGGGCTAGCGTGCTGCTTGTGGCTGCAGGCAGCACCGGGGTGGGAAACGGGGAAGGAGGGTGCCTGAAGGGTGAGGCCCAATGCCAGCCCCAAGGGAGAGTGGAGGGGCCGCCGCAGAGCCTTTGCACCTCTGCTAGATTCATTGCAGACTTCGCGCAGTTCTTtgcataaaagacaaaaagacacaGGCCTCTCGAACTACCCCGTCCAAACTAAATTATCTCCCTGTGGTTCCTTGGGCTTCATCCCACAACGACTGTCCCCAGCAGCGCCCCCCGCTCCCCAAGCCCCGAGTGGACAGCCCTGGTCAGGCCCACACCCTCACCTGGCCCCCGGGGGTCTCCTCTGGCTCCTCCTCGAAGACCAGCCCATAGTGGACGATGAGAGTCTCGATGACGCGGGCCTGGTGGGGGTAATCCACCAGGGAGGAGAGGGACACGGTGGCCTCGGTGGGCCGTGGCCGAAGCAGCGTGGGCCCGAACACGATGCCTAGGTTCCCAGGGGTCATCTTGTTGTCCTGCTCCACCTCCACGATCCTGCGGGGCGGGCAGGGCCAGGTGCTGAGCGGCTCCCGGGACCCCGAGCCCTCCACCCCATATGCCGGGCCTCACCTGCGTAGGTGCCGCAGCAGGTACTGCAGCGAGGCCCGGTTCTCGAGCGGCAGGTCCCGCAGGAGCTCCCGCAGCCGACCTGCCATGGCCACCGCCACTGCCTCGCTCTCCGAGCCGTCCTGACGGCCCCGGGACGCCGCCTTGGCCTCGGCCTCTGCCTTCAGGCTGTCCTTAGCCAGCCCCACGAGCTCGTGGTAGAGGCGGAAGGAGATGAGCGGCTCTGGAAGCTGTGCGGTGTCAAGAGTCAGCAGGTGTTGCGGGCCTGGGCCTGGCTCCCCCACGCTCACCACGTGCAGCCTcagccccacctccccacca is part of the Papio anubis isolate 15944 unplaced genomic scaffold, Panubis1.0 scaffold2421, whole genome shotgun sequence genome and harbors:
- the LOC101017117 gene encoding rho GTPase-activating protein 45; the protein is MAGRLRELLRDLPLENRASLQYLLRHLRRIVEVEQDNKMTPGNLGIVFGPTLLRPRPTEATVSLSSLVDYPHQARVIETLIVHYGLVFEEEPEETPGGQDESSSQRAEVVIQVPYLEAGEGVVYPLQEAAEDGCRGECVAARTAPREAGVCHPWAQVP